The region AACCAAGGGCTTGTACAAATTTTTAGTTATGCCATTCGGGATGAAAACAGCCCCGGCAACCTTTCAAAGAATGATGTCAGAAATTGTGTTTAAAGGATTAGACTTTgcattttcatatattgacGATGTCAAAGTAGATATGCCTTTTTCGATTTTTCAGCACATTTCTGAATTGCAACAGGACTTGCAACGATTATGTGAATGTAAACTAAATGCAGGACCTTCCAAATGCAAAATTGCAATGTCTACAGTGGATTTTGTTGGACATCGAGTCGGAGGAGATTTTATTGAGCCAATAACGGCCCTTGTTGAATCAATTAAGAGTTATCCTAGACCACAAACTAAGAAACAGGTGAGATCATTTTTGGGTTTGGTCAGATATTACTGCAAATTTATTCCCAATTTTTCCAATAGAGCTGCTGTGCTTACAGATCTTACTAGAACTAAAAGCCCCACAAAGATTAAGAGGCAAGCTGCTCATGAGCTTGCATTCCAAGATTTAAAACAAGCTCTGCACAGGCCACCCATTTTAAAGCCAGCCAACTGGAATTGCGAATTCATCTTACAGGTTGATGCATCTAATAGAAGTCTTGGAGCAATTTTGAGTCAAATAGACGAGGAAGGGTTAGAACATCCTGTTGCCTATGCTAGCAGAAAACTTCAACCCAGAGAGGTGAGGCCATCCACAACAGAGAAAGAGTGTTTAGCTATAGTCTGGGCTGTAGAGCTTTTTAGGTATTACCTTTTTGGCAGAAAATTCAGATTCCAGACCAAACATAACCCATTAGTGTGGCTCAATAAAGTTCGCGACAAGAATTGGAAATTACTTCGTTGGAGTATCACACTGCAAGAGTACGACATGGTAGTGGAACACAGAAGTGGAAAGAACTGTGTTATATCgtgactttgttttgttattgttgttttacatTGTACTGAGTTACGTCATAGTCGTGTTACGTTTACATGGATGTGCTTGCGCAGTGAGAGTAAACGAGGAATAAAAACGAAACCAAAATGTTCATGTTCAATGCTCGCGTTGTTTTACAGATACAACATCTGGCGTCGAGGATGGGATAACTTTGTGTTATACGGCTATTTGGTGCTATTTCCTACACCGTATGATCTTACTTCACTTCGTTTCATTCCTTTGTGCTTCCGTGCACGTGTTCGCTGGTACGTTTGGAAATCCTGCCAAGGCTTCACCCTTGCTCGGTTCTGTTGGTGAATTTGACCTGTCCTCTGAGACTTTTACTGCTTACCTCGAAAGACTTGTAGCCAACGATATTGAAAAATGTGCTGATGATGCCACTGCGACTGTTGTTTGGGcagctaaacaaaaaaaggtcGCCGTGATGATCTCTGTCAATGGTAAGAAGACATACGGCACTCTTCGCGATTTGTGCAGCCCTGAGAacccaaaggaaaaaacattTGAGGTATTATGTGAACTACTACAACAACACTTCAAGCCCAAATGACTGGAAGTGGCCGAATCCTACAGATTTCATTGATGTTGTCAAGAAGAAAATGAGAGCGTGTTGGTTTACAGTGCTCGTTTAAGACATTTGGCCGCCACTTGTAATTTTGGTGAATTCTTGAACCGCTCGCTCCGCGATCAGTTTGTGTGTGGGATTCGAAACCCTGTGACTCGAAAAAAACTATTGAGTGAAGATTGAACATTTCAAGAGGCTCTCCAAGTGGCTATCGCCGACAAAATCGCGGCTAAAGAAACTTTGCAAGTCCAACAGCAACAATTGCCTCAACTAGTTAATTCAGTTGCGAAAGAATTCTCAACCTTACCACCCTCTTCTCGTGGAAAGTCAGCTACCCAATCTACCTCGCCGCCGTCTCCTAGCCAGATTTCGTCCAGTTCCCAGCCAGCAGCTTCCTATGCTTATTTTTCATGCGGTCATTCTGATCATGTAAGGTCTAAATGCAAATTTAGGAATGCGGTGTGTCGCCATTGCAAGTTACGAGGACATATTGCTCGAGTGTGCAAGAAAGATGGAGTAAATGTTATGGGTTTTGAAGAAGAGCCACCTCAGGAACAATTATGTGAAGAAGATGAGTTGTATGCGGTGTATGTTCATGCAATGTCCAGATCTGAAATTTCTGTACCTCTGAAGATTGAAGACCAGGATTGCCTGATGCAGTTAGACACTGGGTGTGAGTTATCCCTTGCCCCGATTACTTTCGTGAAACAAGTTTGCCAAGacattaaaatgaaatctaCAAATGTTGTGCTGTCGACATACACAGGTGAGACTGTGCGTCCCTTAGAAGAGGCACATGTGAAGATTGAGTACATGGGATTACAACACACACTGCCTTTGCTAATTGTACATGAAGACACTGGTGCTTTATTTGGTCGAAACTGGCTTACAGATGTCAAGCTGGATTGGAAGAATTTGCGAGGTTTGAATCACATTGGACCCTTACCATGCCATTCCCCTACACACCCAAAAACCCTAGGAAACCAGACATTAGCATCAGTCCTTGAGAAATACAGTGAATTATTTCAGCCCCAACTTGGATGTTACACTGGGGATCCCATCGTGTTGAATGAAAGTAAAGAAGCCAAATTCCATAAGGCCCGACCAGTTCCTTATGCATTACAGTCGAAAGTTGAGAGTGCACTGCTTAAGATGGAAAAAGATGGTGTGATCAAAAAAGTGACATCTGCAAACAGTGCAGCTCCAATTGTAGTCATTGGCAAGAAAGATTCTGAGGATGTCCGTGTTTGTGGAGATTTCAGTGTCACATATAATGCAAGTGCCTGTGTTGAAACCTACCCTATGCCTCAGAGTGAGGATATGCACTCAGCTTTAACAGTATGCACGGTGTTCAGTGTCCGGGATATAAAGCAGGCCTATCATCAAGTACCGATTGCAAAAGAGTCCCAGTCTTATCTTACAATAAACACTCACATTGGGTTGTTTGCATTCAAAAGATTGCCAAATGGCATTCATTCTGGTCCTGCTATCTTTCAGAGAATCATGGATAATTTGTTGTCAGACATACCAAAGGCTGTTAGTCGTTTGGATACTCTTGCTGCTGGCACAGATGAAGAGGACCACCTTCGTACACTTTCACTTGTGTTAGAGCGACTTCTTAATGCTAGATTCCGACTAAACAAGGCAAAGTGCAAGTTTTTTCAATAATCAGTTGTCTACCTGGGACATGTGATTGATGGAGAGGGCCTACACCCCACTCAGGATAAACTTAAGGCTATTCGGGATGCTCCCAGGCCCAAAGATGTAACGGCTTTAAAATCTTTTCTGGGACTTATAATGTTCTATTCGTGGTTCATGACTCATCATTCTACAGTCCAAGCCCCTTTACACCAACTAGTTAAGAAAGGAATCATTAGCAGAAACCTTACAGTAACATCAAGACAAAACCCCTTTGTCTGTCTGGTGGAAGAACCAGGCGCGGTGAGAGTTGTATTGTGAACGAAAAGCTGCTGATAAGAAAAGGGCGAAGAAGAAATAAGCGCAGAAGTGGTCATTGGGAGCAAAGATGAGATGCAAGGCCTGAAGGACGAGAGAAGGTGCTGCAGTGTGGAAAGAGGAGAAGAAAAGTTGACATGAAATTGCGGGTTGGTTCAttggtttgttgttattgGTTAGTTGGTTCATTGGTTTGTTGGTtcgtttttttattgttctggagaagaagaaggagaagcaGAAGAACAACTGAACTGTTAATAATATTGCAGTGATTTGTTTagtgtttaaaataattactgcaaaaaaataatgtaaaatatttgCATATATGTAAAATATTTATCGTTATATTAGTAGATTAAataaggttttgttttgtttgtaactATCATATAAgtagtttaatttatttaaaaaagaaagaaatcttaAGTGTTTTCTTTAGGTTTTTTTATTACTCTAGGCCATTGAGATTCACGTCACACAAACTTCACGCACAATATGTAAGCTACTGTACAGCCGCTCACGAAATACAAAGCTGGAAATTTAGTGATTGTTAAGTTTCTCCCGTTGCGAGGAATTGTATAGTTAGTGTCAACCTTTCAGCTGCAACTATCACTTTGTGACCTCCCATCACCTGACGTTGGGTTATGTCAGGTTCAATAGCTTTCATTATCTCTTTAAAATCTTCATGATTCATTAGCATCATCTCACGGTAAGCTGTAGTGACTTCAATTATTAACTCTCTCACTATATATACTCTCTCAGTACCTTTGGCTTCCAGGGCACTAGTGGGGCTGGTGAGTGTCATGGCGGATGGGCACGATTTTTGTAGCTCTGTTTAAAGCGAACGTTATGAGAGCTTTTTATATCTCTTAGGGTGGTTTTTTACTTAAAAAGTTGTAAATCGTTTTGTCTAAAATGGGAAAACCTAAAAAGTCAGTCTCTAAGTCTCCAAAATCAGCCAAGCCAGTCCACTTATCGACGTCGCTTGATGACGAAGAAGTAGTTACAATGGCGACTGTCCGAAGCCTGTTAGCAGTACAAGAGTCAATGTTGAAAACTCTCTTCGAATCCATTGTGAATGGAATCAACGCTAGGATGGATGATTTGGAAAAATCTGTGTCAAACATTAAAGCAAGTCTGGaattttctcaaactgaaataGAAGACCTGAAACCGCTGAGGCCTAAGCTGAAAGAAGCCAAGGAGAATCTCATTAGAGTTCATAACTTCGTGGAGTATCTTGAAAATCAGTCACGCCGAAATAACATACACGTTTCTGGTATTCCTGAGTCCCCTGGCGAGACATGGAATGATTCAGAAAATAAAGCGCAGGAGGCGATCAAGAGTTCTCTTGGGCTGGAGATAGAAATCGAACGGGCGCATCGTGTTGACAAGCGAAAGAAAGTGGGTGGAAAGCAGTCAAAGGAGGAGAAAGAAAAGCTGAGAACTAATGTCTGCAAGCTTAAGGATTGGAAGCAGAGAGAATCGCTCATCCGAGAGGCAAGgaaagtaaaaccaaaagGTTTCTATATTGCGGAAGATCTTGCAAGGTCAACCCTACGCAAGAGGGAGCAACAGATCGAGGCGATGAAAAAGGCGAGAGATGCTGGCAAGAGAGCGTATTTCATTCTGGATTGTTTGATAGTAAGAGATAAAATAAGTAGCGACCAAGAAGCCGGATCAAGCAGCAGAAAGTGATAGGTAACGAATATATTTCCCTTGCTCATGTAATGCCCTTCTGTCATCTTTCGGACGAAGATTTTGATCTAGCACTGTACGAACAGCAAAATGGTGCTATAAGGTTTGATCCTGATCGTTTGGAAACTTCAATCCTTTCATTTCCGAAACAAACAATCAGTTTAGTTTATGTTCAGATAATGATCCTGACTCTAATTTCTATTCCTCGTTTTCCTGCAATTATTATATTGAAGATAGATTTAACGAATTATTTGATTACTTGATGTTAAAACGGAAAAGCATCTGTCTATTCTGCATTTGAATACGCAAAGTTTGCCAGGAAATTTTGATAAGGTAACTAATCTATTGTCGATTTCCGCAAACAATAAGTTATGCGTTTTGTTAGGAGATTGGAATTTGGATATAATGAAGCACGACCATCACAGTTCAACCCCTGAGTTTTTGGACATAATGTATTCAAAAATGTTCTTCCCTTTGATAACTCATCCCACAAGAATAACATCTTACACCGCAACTTTACTTGACAATATATTTATTAACAGTCTGGATAGTTTCTGTGCTAGTGGGGTATTGTTTTCAGATGTGTCAGATCATTTACCagttttcacttttctttatGAGAAAATGAATGTTGAAGACATAAAGACATGGATCACTTATCCAGAAAAATCGGCTATTAACATGGCGAGATTTAGAACTGAGCTTCAACAGCATAGCTGGGTTAATGTATCTGATGATAATCCTTGTAATGCATATAGTAATTTCTTAGAAGCCTTTTCATCGGtataaaacaattgttttccGATAAAAAAAgtcacaacaaagaaaactgtaaTAATGAAGCCTTGGTTAACAAAGGGCCTCTTAAAGTCTATTAAGAAAAAGAATGCTCTATATAAGCAGTTTCTATCCTCACCAACTGTCAGTCATAAACGCCAGTATAAGTGTTTTAGAAATAAGCTTAATCATTTACTTAGAATAGCCAAGCGTGATTACTGTGACAAAAAACTTACTGAATATGAGTCTAATGTTAAGAATACCTGGCAAATTCttaatgaaattattaatCGACGTCAATGTAACTTAACTCGTCCGTCTACATTCAGGGTTGCTGACCGTGAAATCAGTGATCCCGTTGAAATTGCAAATGGTTTTTGTGATTACTTAACAAACCTAGGCCCTTCTTTAGCTGGAAAAATTCCTACTTCTAACAAACCTTTCTCTAGTTTTTTGAAAAGCGATGTAGTTAACTCCGTGTTTTTTCCAAGCACTTATCAGCAAGAAATTGTTGAGATTTGCACCAGCTTGCACTCAGGATCAGCTGCTGGATAATATTCATATAGGTGTtgtcaaacaaaatattgatatTATTTCTAAACCATTAACTCGTATTATCAATTTATCATTAAGTTCTGGTATAGTTCCAAAATAGCTAAAAATTACTTGCATTATACCATTGTTTAAATCTGGTGATCAGGACTTCTATGCAAATTATAGACCTGTGTCCGTCTTGCcgattttttcaaaattttcagagaaagtTGTGTATAAACGTTTGTATAACTTCTTAATCAAATATAATATTCTGTTTGATAACCAATACGGTTTTAGAAAGAACCATTCTTCAGCTCTTGGGCTTCTCCATTTGTATGATACACTAGCTAATGCCATTGATAATAAGGAATATACTATGGGTGTTTTTATTGACCTGTCCAAGGCGTTTGACACGGTCAATCATGAGATTTTATTAGCCAAATTGCAGCATTACGGAATACGAGGAACTCCTCTAAAATGGTTTGAAAGTTACCTTTCAGGAAGAGAgcaatttgttaattttaatggTTATTGTTCTTCTTAtaaataattagtaaaatGTGGTGTCCTGCAAGGCAGCGTCCTCGGGCCTCTGCTCTTTTTGATTTATATCAATGATATTTGTAATGTCTCAAGTGCCTTGGATATACTTTTATTTGCGGATGACACAAGTATCACACAAGTATAAAGTCTTAGATTCGTTATGTCTCACTGTTAATAATGAATTAGTTAAGTTGACAGACTGGTTTTCTGCAAATAAATTAtccattaacattaaaaaatcaaacaatattatttttagacCCCgacaaaaaaggcaaacatttgaCATCAAGGTTACTCTAAGTAATCGGGATATTATTCAGGTTAAAGAAACAGTATTCTTAGGGGTGAGACTTGATGAACACTTGACATGGATACCTCATATCACCAATGTTGCACGTAAAGTCTCGAAAACTATAGGAGTTATGTATAAAGCAAGTTTTTGCCTTTCTAAGCGGTCTCTTATTACCTTATATTATTCTCTTCTATATCCATATTTACAATATTGTGTCAGTGTTTGGAGATCAACATATCCATCCAACTTAAACCGTATTTTCATGCTTCAAAAAAGAGCGGTACGTAATATTACTAAAGAATCTTTTGATGCCCACACTGACCCGATATCTAAGAAtcttaaaatattgaaattcaattgtatatatttatttcaattggtaaattaatgtttcaatttaaaaatggcTTCTACTAATTTTATGAATGTATTTATAATTTCACGATGTGTAACTAATTGTGGCTAAATAATAAACTGAAACTCAACTGAAACTATATTGGTAAAATATCCCTTTTCTTCCTTTTGCTTTATCCAGTGTCTAGTCTTTCCTCTTTTAGGGACTCTACCATCCTCCTCCTCAAACATTTCAAGCAGAGCAGTAGCTTCCTTCAAGAGTCCCGGGGCTACGGCATCTTCTCAGTGGTAGTCATTCTCATTGTCATCTTCTTGCCTTCTCTCTCCATGCGGTACAGGATATTCGGACCCCAGTCTTAAGTAAGGCTCAAGTAGCCCCTGTGCTGAACCAATATGGTACGGTCATTGGCCATAACTATTCCCTTGGCAATAGCATTTTACATCTGAgattgaatttcaaatttattctGGGAGATAGCAATAACGAAAGCTTGTGCCCTGAACAAGACTTCATTGAGTCAAAAAGCTTCTCGCATAGAGCAACACGTCTAGCATGCAGTGTAACTAAACCGAATTTAGCTACGCAATCTGAGTAAGACATGTGAGGATTAATGATAGATACTACTCTCTTTTGTACTCTCTCTATGTCTTCACTAAGATATTGTGGAAGCGCATGACGAAAAAGTGGCACGCAGTACTCTAACACTGGTCTAATTGCAGTGCAATAGAAATTCAAGATATCAACACAAGGCACATTAGCGTGCTTTAAGACTACAATAAAATAGAATCGCTTATTGGCCTTCTTCTTGCAATCGAGAATGTGTTCATTCTATTTCAGGTCAGTGCAAATTGACATGCTTAAAATTTTAACACAATAGATACTGGTAGTTCTTTGGCATTGATTACTAAAGGCAAAAAGTTATGAGTGACATCAATGATCATCTCTTTGCATTTG is a window of Acropora palmata chromosome 11, jaAcrPala1.3, whole genome shotgun sequence DNA encoding:
- the LOC141896472 gene encoding uncharacterized protein LOC141896472, translated to MATVRSLLAVQESMLKTLFESIVNGINARMDDLEKSVSNIKASLEFSQTEIEDLKPLRPKLKEAKENLIRVHNFVEYLENQSRRNNIHVSGIPESPGETWNDSENKAQEAIKSSLGLEIEIERAHRVDKRKKVGGKQSKEEKEKLRTNVCKLKDWKQRESLIREARKVKPKGFYIAEDLARSTLRKREQQIEAMKKARDAGKRAYFILDCLIVRDKISSDQEAGSSSRK